The following is a genomic window from Ethanoligenens harbinense YUAN-3.
TTTTGCCTGACGGGCGGCACCCTGCGCGCGCGGGGTATCGGCGAACTTCTGTCCCCCGTACCCGTGCTGCCGGCCTGCTCCATGCTGATCGTCAAACCGCCCATCGGCATGTCCACCGCCGCCGCCTACGCCGCCTATGACCACCTGCCCACAGGATGCCCGCCGCGCACCGGCGCGCTCCTTACCGCACTGGAAGACGGCAGTCTGGATGCTATCGGCGCGGCGCTGGACAATGCGTTTGCCAATGCCAGCCCGCTGCCCGCCGTGGAATCCATCCGCCGCACCCTGCGCGCCGCCGGGGCCGTCGGTGCCTGCATGAGCGGAAGCGGCACGGCCGTGTTCGGGCTGTTCGCCGATGAGCACACCGCACGCCACTGTGCCGGAACGTTTGACGGCACCGGGGTCGCCTGTTTCCTCTGCCACCCTGTCTCCACGGGGTGTATACCCGTATCTGCTTAAATCGCGGTGTTTTTTAACAGCATGTTCACAGCATATTCATAAACCTGTTTTACTATATAAGCATCTTCTTTCATCTTTTCCTCCTCTCCTTTTTCTGATCTGACTTATCTTGGGGCCCCGGTCATTCCGGGGTTTTTTTATGCCCGGATGCGGCACGGGCCGGTCTGTTTCTTTACACCCGATTCACAGGCCGTTCACACCTGCGCCGTATACTAAGGCCATGCTTTTTCATTCTTCCTCTCCTCTTTTCTTTATAGATCATCTGTTCTCATTTTCCCCCCGGCCTGCGCCGGGGATTTTTTCTGTCGTTTCCCCCGCTTGCAATTTGAGCAAAACACCCTTATTCTTTTATGGAAAACGGTTGATATACGATACAAAGGAGCCATGATGGATAAAGCACACCAAAATGCCAATCGCTTCTCGAACTTTGCCGGTCTTTACGACCGGGTGCGCCCTGCCCTGCCACCGGACGCACGCGCCATCCTGCTGCAATATCTCGGGCACCGGCCGACGACTCTGGTGGATATCGGCTGCGGCACCGGCCTGTCCACCGCAGCTTGGGCCGACTATGCCGATGCGGTCGTAGGGGTGGAACCAAGCGCCGACATGCTCGCACGCGCGCGCGCACGCACAGCGGGGCAGCCGTCCATCCGCTTTGTGCAGGCTTATTCGGATGCCACCGGCCTGCCGGACGAGAGTGTGGACCTTGTGACCTGCTCCCAGTCTTTCCACTGGATGAACCCGGAGAAAACCATTCCGGAGATCGCGCGCATCCTCAAAACGGACGGCGTGTTCGCCGCGTTCGACTGCGACTGGCCGCCCGTCTGCAACTGGAAAGCCGAGCAGGCCTACGAGAAACTGTTTTTCTTTCTGCACCGCATGCAGGCGGAAAACCCAAAAACCCAAGGGCACTATACGCACTGGGACAAAAGCAAGCACCTTGAAAACCTGCAAAACAGCGGAACATTCCGCTATGCGCGCGAGGTGCTGTTCTCACAGACGGAAGAAACAGACGCTGAACGGTTCCTTGGTCTGGCGCTCAGCCAAGGCGATCTTCAGCACCTGCTGGAAACCGGTGTGGAAGAGGCACGGACACTTTACACCGCTTTTGAAGAAAAGGTCCGCACCGCCATGGGGAAAAAACGTGTCGCCATCCGTTTTTGTTATCGAATGCGGCTGGCAGTCAAATAA
Proteins encoded in this region:
- the ispE gene encoding 4-(cytidine 5'-diphospho)-2-C-methyl-D-erythritol kinase, whose amino-acid sequence is MKQIVLQASAKINLSLDITGRRADGYHELDTVMQSVSLADTVELSKTADGTISVRCDDTSIPQGGDNIAHRAALAYFDAAGLPAQSVSVFIRKRIPSQAGLGGGSADAAAVLHGLCALFSPLPEDALLRAGASAGADVPFCLTGGTLRARGIGELLSPVPVLPACSMLIVKPPIGMSTAAAYAAYDHLPTGCPPRTGALLTALEDGSLDAIGAALDNAFANASPLPAVESIRRTLRAAGAVGACMSGSGTAVFGLFADEHTARHCAGTFDGTGVACFLCHPVSTGCIPVSA
- a CDS encoding class I SAM-dependent methyltransferase encodes the protein MMDKAHQNANRFSNFAGLYDRVRPALPPDARAILLQYLGHRPTTLVDIGCGTGLSTAAWADYADAVVGVEPSADMLARARARTAGQPSIRFVQAYSDATGLPDESVDLVTCSQSFHWMNPEKTIPEIARILKTDGVFAAFDCDWPPVCNWKAEQAYEKLFFFLHRMQAENPKTQGHYTHWDKSKHLENLQNSGTFRYAREVLFSQTEETDAERFLGLALSQGDLQHLLETGVEEARTLYTAFEEKVRTAMGKKRVAIRFCYRMRLAVK